The DNA segment ACGTCTTCCGCTCGCAGCCCCGCGCCGGGGGCCAGGCCGTAGGTGGCGGCAGCCGGCGCCTCTCCGGCCAGGGAGGCCGCGGTGGCATCGTCCGCGCACAGGACGGCGCTCCCGCCGGGCCGCACCTGTCCCACGAAGGAGCGAAAGGCGTCCACGATGGCCTCAAAGGAACCGTAGTGCTCCAGATGGTCCGGCTCCACGTTGGTCACCACGGCCACGTCGGGGTGGAAGAGCAGGAACGACCGGTCGCTCTCGTCCACCTCGGCCACCACCGGCCCTCGGCCGAGTCGGGCGCTGCCCCCGAGCTGGGGGACCTCCGCCCCCACCGCGTACCCCGGGTCCAGCCCCGCCTCGGCCAGCACCAGCGCCGTCATGGCCGTGGTGGTGGTCTTGCCGTGGGTGCCCGAGACCGCGATGAGGCTCCGACCTTCCAGCACCTGGGCCAGCACCTGGGCCCGGTGCTCCACGGGCAGGCCCCTTCGCCGGGCCGCCTGGAGCTCCGGGTTGTCGGCAGCGATGGCCGTGGAGACCACCACCCGCTCGGCCCCGGTCAGGTGCTCGGCGGCGTGCCCCACGTAGACGCGCACGCCCATGCGGCGCAGGCTCTCCAGCCTGGACGAAGCCCTCCGGTCGGAGCCCTGCACCCGGTGGCCCGCCTCGGCCAGGAGCCGCGCCAGCCCGCTCATCCCCGACCCGCCGATTCCGATCAGATGGTAGACGGCCACACCCCTACCGCTCCTTCGCGCCTCCCCCGAGGCCCCCCGAACCCTTCATCGTATGGTGGTTCCGGACCAGCGGAGCTTCTCCTGTTCCCGGACCCGGCCAGCCCGGGTAGAGGGTCCGGCTCGTTACCCCGGCGGGCCGGCCGCCCCGCGGCCCCCGGCCAGGTCGCGCACGAGCTCGGCCAGGGTGCGGGCCGCCTCAGGGCGACCCAGTCGACGGCTGGCCCGCCGCATCTCCTGGAGGCGTCCGGCGTCGTTCAGGAGGCTGGTCAGCTCACGCGCCAGGCGCTCCCCCGAAAGCTCGGCCTGGGGAAGCACCCGGGCCGCGCCCGCCCGCGCCAGCTCCGCCGCGTTTTCGGCCTGATGGGCTTCGGTGGCGGCCGCGAAGGGCACCAGCAGGGCCGGGACCCCCAGGGCCGTCAGCTCGGCGGCGGTGCTGCCGCCCGCCCGGGAGCAAACCAGGTCGGCCGCGGCCATGGCGTCGGCCACCTCTTCCAGGTAGGGCACCACCCGCCAGCCCTTCCACCTAATCTCCCGCGGGCCCGTTTGGACCATGCGGACCTGCCGCCAGGCCTCGGCGACCCGGTCGAACTCGCCGGCTCCCGTCTGGTGGATCACCTGGAGGCCGGGCACAGCCGCCTCCAGGCGCTCGCGGGCGTCCAGCAACGCCTCGTTCAAGGCCCTGGCCCCCTGGCTGCCCCCCAGCACCAGGAGCGTCGGGCGTCCCGCCTCCAGGCCGAAGCGGCGCCGCGCCCGGGACGCCTCCGCCCTCAGGACCCCGGCGCGGATGGGGTTGCCCGTCACCGTCACCCGTTCCGGCCGGGGAAAGCGCGCCGCAGCCGCCGTGAAGCCGACCGCCACGCGGTCCACGAAGCGGGCGGCCATCCGGTTGGCCACCCCCGGCCGGGCGTTGGCCTCGTGCGCCAGGGTCGGCACCCGCAGCAGGTGTGCGCCCAGCAGGACGGGCCCCGTCAGGTAGCCCCCCATCCCCACGGCCACGTGCGGCCGGAGCCCGGCCACGAGGAGCAGGGCCCTCGCCAGCGCGTACCCGTTCACTGCGAGGGCGCACGCCCAGGCGGGCCACTGGCGGGGACCCCTGCCGCGGGGAAAGCCGCTGGAGGGCAAGGTCACCAGAGGATAGCCGGCCGGCGGGATCACACGCTCCTCCAGGCCCCGCCGGGTGCCGGCGAAGACGACCCGAGCCCGCCAGCCTTCCCGGGAAGCCCTCTCCCTCAAGGCGTCGGCCAGGGAGAGGCCCGGGTAGATGTGGCCGCCCGTCCCCCCGGCCACGATGAGCACCCGCAGCTCGCCGCCTGCCGGGCGCGCCGCCCCATCGCGGCCGTGACCCAGTCGCCGCCCCGTTCCTTGGCGCTGCGCCGTCCGCCCCGAGCCCTTCATCCCCGCACCTGCCGGGAGATGTTCAGGAGGATCCCCACCCCGGTGAGGGTGATCAGCAGCGACGAGCCGCCGAAGCTGATGAAAGGCAGGGTGATACCGGTCACGGGCAGTACCGCCGTCACCACGCCCACGTTCAGCAGCGCCTGGAAAACGATCATGGTGGTGATGCCCACGGCGAGGAGGGAGCCGTAGAGGTCCGGTGCCTTCAGGGCCAGGCGGTAGCCCCGCCAGGCCAGGACGAAGAAGAGGCCCACCACCAGCAGGCTCCCCAGGAGCCCGAACTCCTCGCTCAGAATGGCGAAGATGAAGTCGGTGTGCTGCTCGGGAAGGTAGGCGAACTTCTGGCGGCTCTGACCCAGCCCCACGCCGAAGACGCCCCCGGAGCCGATGGCCAAGAGCGACTGGATGACGTTCCAACCCGAGTCGAGCGGGTCCGCCCAGGGATCCACGAAGGCGAGGAGCCGGCGCATGCGGTACGGCTCGGCCCAGATCAGGTAGGCCAGACCGGGGAGGGCGGCCGCGCCCAGGGCAGCCAGGTGCGCGAGCCGGGCGCCCCCGGCGAAGAAGAGGACCGCCGCGGTGGCCGCCATGGCCACTGCGGTGCCGAAGTCCGGCTCGGCCAGGATCAGGAGGAAGCCCAGCCCCGTCACCGCCAGGCCTGGGACGAGCCCCCGCACGAACTCCTGCACCCGCGGCCCGGCGGCCGAGAGGTACGCCGCCAGGAAGAGGATGACCGAGAGCTTGAAGAGCTCCGACGGCTGGACATTCAGCAGCCCCAGGTCGATCCAGCGGCGTGAGCCGCCGATCTCGTGCCCCACCAGCAAGACCAGCACCAGCCCCGCGACCGAAACGGCCAGGGCGGGAAGCGCCAGCCCGCGCAGCCGGTGGTAGTCCACCCGGCTCATCACC comes from the Limnochorda pilosa genome and includes:
- the murG gene encoding undecaprenyldiphospho-muramoylpentapeptide beta-N-acetylglucosaminyltransferase; amino-acid sequence: MKGSGRTAQRQGTGRRLGHGRDGAARPAGGELRVLIVAGGTGGHIYPGLSLADALRERASREGWRARVVFAGTRRGLEERVIPPAGYPLVTLPSSGFPRGRGPRQWPAWACALAVNGYALARALLLVAGLRPHVAVGMGGYLTGPVLLGAHLLRVPTLAHEANARPGVANRMAARFVDRVAVGFTAAAARFPRPERVTVTGNPIRAGVLRAEASRARRRFGLEAGRPTLLVLGGSQGARALNEALLDARERLEAAVPGLQVIHQTGAGEFDRVAEAWRQVRMVQTGPREIRWKGWRVVPYLEEVADAMAAADLVCSRAGGSTAAELTALGVPALLVPFAAATEAHQAENAAELARAGAARVLPQAELSGERLARELTSLLNDAGRLQEMRRASRRLGRPEAARTLAELVRDLAGGRGAAGPPG
- the murC gene encoding UDP-N-acetylmuramate--L-alanine ligase, whose translation is MAVYHLIGIGGSGMSGLARLLAEAGHRVQGSDRRASSRLESLRRMGVRVYVGHAAEHLTGAERVVVSTAIAADNPELQAARRRGLPVEHRAQVLAQVLEGRSLIAVSGTHGKTTTTAMTALVLAEAGLDPGYAVGAEVPQLGGSARLGRGPVVAEVDESDRSFLLFHPDVAVVTNVEPDHLEHYGSFEAIVDAFRSFVGQVRPGGSAVLCADDATAASLAGEAPAAATYGLAPGAGLRAEDVTFENGGGRFTVVDRAAGRLGVVTLRVPGRHNIANALAAVAVARLLDLPFERVASALAVYRGAERRFQLVAEVGGVRVIDDYAHHPTEVAATLAAARTHPGRLVVVFQPHRYTRTQRLEAAFAGAFADADLLFLTEIYAADEDPIPGVTGARLARTVGAVRKGPLVFEPDPGRLVERVVEALRPGDLLLTVGAGDVDAIGRAVVRRLSEGRAPDPVPAPRAQDDGSGREVPGP
- the ftsW gene encoding putative lipid II flippase FtsW translates to MNREESAPLDLPLLAVSLVLLGVGLVAVFSASSVSSLVERHDATYYFKRQLLWTVAGLAAMWVMSRVDYHRLRGLALPALAVSVAGLVLVLLVGHEIGGSRRWIDLGLLNVQPSELFKLSVILFLAAYLSAAGPRVQEFVRGLVPGLAVTGLGFLLILAEPDFGTAVAMAATAAVLFFAGGARLAHLAALGAAALPGLAYLIWAEPYRMRRLLAFVDPWADPLDSGWNVIQSLLAIGSGGVFGVGLGQSRQKFAYLPEQHTDFIFAILSEEFGLLGSLLVVGLFFVLAWRGYRLALKAPDLYGSLLAVGITTMIVFQALLNVGVVTAVLPVTGITLPFISFGGSSLLITLTGVGILLNISRQVRG